A portion of the Hymenobacter gelipurpurascens genome contains these proteins:
- a CDS encoding META domain-containing protein: MLRSVLPFLALVLSLSFSSCTKDDAPVPAPVYLLDQRWLLTEMNGRLAPASAITNLKLPSSSSNYEGRAYCNQYFGQYELIAGSPMLRFTSQGSTYATCNLQEEELQYLELLRQTTRYVISNHTLRLYGAQDAVPLLVFKVAE, encoded by the coding sequence ATGCTCCGTTCTGTACTCCCGTTTTTGGCCCTTGTGCTCTCACTCAGCTTCAGTAGCTGCACCAAAGACGATGCGCCCGTACCGGCGCCGGTGTACCTGCTGGATCAGCGCTGGCTACTGACGGAGATGAACGGCCGCCTGGCCCCTGCTTCGGCTATTACCAACCTCAAGCTGCCTTCTTCCAGCAGCAACTACGAAGGGCGCGCCTACTGCAACCAGTATTTTGGTCAGTATGAGTTGATTGCCGGCTCGCCGATGTTGCGCTTCACTTCTCAAGGCAGCACCTATGCTACCTGCAATCTGCAGGAGGAGGAACTGCAATATCTGGAGCTGCTGCGCCAGACTACTCGCTACGTCATCAGCAACCACACCCTGCGCCTCTACGGTGCCCAGGATGCCGTGCCGCTGCTGGTGTTTAAAGTAGCGGAGTAG